The following DNA comes from Hyphococcus flavus.
TTGGCTGCTGCGAATGCAAGGCGGCGTGTACCGAAGAAACGGGTCGCCGCGTTTTCAACGCCAGCCTTTCCAGCGACTGAAAACGCCCGCCATTCGAGCGGGCGATTGGCGATAGTGAAATCAGCCCCAGCGACATCGCGCAACCACGCCCAATCGGGGTCCGGGTTGTTGGAAATTGTTGCGATGCGAATAGGCGGCTGACTGGACATATAATCCTGTAAGTTTACCTGCCTCTATTAGCTTGATTGCGCGCGGAAGCGATAGTTTCCGCTAGAGTTCTTGCTCTTGGGTGGCGGCGCGGTTATGCCCGCCGTTTCTAATAGATGAGGAGACGGTCGCGATATGGCGCGCGCTTTTATCTTTCCCGGGCAAGGCAGTCAGGCGGTTGGTATGGGCGCAGCCCTGGCGGAAGCATTTCCAGCCGCCCGAGAGGTGTTTGAAGAAGTCGATGATGCACTAGACCAGAAGCTTTCGGCGCTAATGCGCGACGGTCCGCTTGAAGAACTGACGTTGACAGCGAACACGCAGCCGGCGCTGATGGCGCATTCCATCGCTGTTATGCGCGTGCTGGAAAAAGAAGTCGGCGTCGATATCTCGAACGCCATGTTCGTCGCGGGTCATTCGCTGGGCGAGTATTCCGCGCTTTGTGCGGCGCGGGCGATTTCGCTTTCCGATACGGCCAGGCTTTTGCGCGTTCGCGGCGAAGCGATGCAGGCGGCGGTTCCTGTTGGCAAGGGCGCCATGGCGGCGCTGATCGGGGTCAATCTCGACGGCGCGCAAAAAGCGATTGACGCAAGTGGAGGTGAAGGCGTTTGCGAAATCGCCAATGATAACGCGCCGGGTCAGGTCGTGATTTCCGGAGAAAAAGAACGCGTCGAAGCGGTATGCGCGGGCGCAAAGGAGTTCGGCGCCAAGATCGCGAAGCTCTTGCCCGTCTCCGCGCCGTTTCACTCTTCGCTGATGCAGTCGGCGGCGGAACGCATGGCGGAAGCGCTGGAGAAAGCCGAGATCAAGGCGCCTGCGACAACGCTTATCGCCAATGTAACGGCAGCAGAATGCGTGACTCCGGACGAAATTCGCGATTTGCTCGTAAAGCAAGTGACAGGGCGCGTGCGGTGGACGGAGAGCGTTTCAAATATGGTTGCGCAAGGCTGCGATGAGTTCGTCGAAGCCGGTTCAGGGAAGGTGCTCAGCGGCCTTGTGAAGCGCATCGCCAAGGAAGCGAGGACTATGAACGTCGGCGAGCCCGGCGATATCGACTCATTCATGAAGGCTTAATCCTCTGTAGACAGATAAAAGGATGAAATATGTTTGATCTTACCGGCAAGCGGGCGCTCATTACCGGCGCGACCGGCGGCATTGGCGACGCGGTGGCGCGGGCGCTGCATGCGCAAGGCGCCGCTGTGGCCATCTCCGGCACGCGCGCGGAAAAGCTGGATGCGCTGGCGAGCGACCTTAAAGAACGCGTGCATGTAACGCCATGCAACCTGTCCGACCTTGACGCCGTGGACGCCTTGCCGAAGCAGGCGAGCGAAGCCATGGGCGGGCTTGATATTGTCGTCTCCAACGCCGGCGTGACGCGCGACAATCTGATGATGATGATGAAGCCGGATCTGTGGGACGACGTGATCAAGATCAACCTGACCGCGTATTTCCGGCTGGCGAAGGCTGCTCTGCGTGGCATGACCAAGCAGCGTTTCGGCCGCATCATCGGCGTGACGTCTGTGGTCGGTGTAACCGGCAATGCGGGCCAGGCGAATTACGCAGCGTCCAAGGCTGGCATGATCGGCATGACAAAATCGCTGGCGCAGGAAGTTGCGAGCCGGAATGTGACGGTAAACTGCATCGCCCCGGGCTTTATCGCGACAGCGATGACCGATGCGTTGAATGACCAGCAAAAAGAGGCGATTTTCGCGAAAATTCCGGCCGGCGCCATGGGGACGCCGCAGGATATCGCTGCTGCAGCCATCTATCTCGCGTCCGAAGAAGCCGGCTACATGACAGGTCAGACCCTGCATGTGAATGGCGGGATGGCCATGATTTAAACCCCTGGCCTGGAAACGCGGCGGTTTTGGCGTTGCAACAATCTGCAATATGCCGTAATCCCCGCGCGAAAGGCGCGTTTCGGGCGTATTCGCCGCGAGTGTCGCAAACCCGTTAATTAGCGTAATAAACACGTAAGAGACCAAGGAGCGTTGAATGTCTGATCTTGCAGAACGCGTTAAAAAAATTGTTGTCGAGCATCTTGATGTTGACCCGGCGAAAGTTGAGCCGAAAGCCAGCTTCATTGATGACCTCGGCGCTGACAGTCTTGATATTGTCGAATTGGTGATGGCGTTCGAGGAAGAGTTTGACGTTGAGATCCCTGATGATGCGGCTGAAACGATTCAATCGGTTGGCGACGCGATCAAATTTATTGAAGAGCAAAAGGGCTAAAAGCCCTTTGCGCTGGCGAGCCGCTGGCGGGAATAGACCAGCGGCGCCGTTTGCGTTGAATTTTTCCGACAAACAGGCGCCGCATCATTTATTTCCCTACTGCGGTTCAGCACAGGGAGCTTCGTTATGCGCCGCGTAGTCGTTACCGGATTAGGCATGGTCTCGCCTCTTGGGGCGGGGATTGAACCTGTCTGGCGGCGATTGGTTGCTGGCGAGTCTGGCGCCGGACCCATCGAACAGTTCGATGCGTCGAATATGGCGTGTACGATCGCCTGTTCCGTGCCCAGAGCAGACGGTTCCGGCGGCGGCGAAGAAGCGGGCGAGGCCGCATTCAATCCTGATGATTGGGTCGAGCCGCGTGAACAGCGCCGCATCAACGATTTCATATTGTATGGCCTTGCCGCCGCGCAGATGGCGTTCGATGATTCCGGTCTTGAACTGAAAACCAGCGAGGAATTTGAGCGCGCCGGGGTGATGACCGGTTCAGGCATTGGCGGGCTGAGCGGCATTGAACGCGAAGTGCTGGTGCTGAACGAAAAAGGGCCGCGCCGCGTTTCTCCGTTTTTCATTACCGGGAATTTGATCAACCTCGTTTCCGGACAGGTTTCAATCCGGCTCGGATTGAAGGGGCCTAATCATGCGGTGGTGACGGCGTGTTCTTCCGGCGCGCACGCCATAGGCGACGCCGCCCGGCTTATCGCGCTCGATGATGCGGACATTATGCTCGCCGGCGGCGCTGAAGCTGCGATCTGTCCGATCGGCATATCAGGTTTTACCTCCTGCAAAGCGTTGACGACACACTTCAATGATGATCCGAAATGCGCGTCACGTCCTTACGATAAAGACCGTGATGGCTTTATCATGGGCGAGGGGTCGGGCTTTGTCGTCCTCGAAGAATATGAGCACGCCAAGGCGCGGGGCGCGAAAATCTACGGCGAGATTATCGGCTACGGTCTTTCAGGTGATGCTTACCATATCACGTCGCCTGCAGAGGACGGCGATGGCGGATATCGCTCCATGCAGATGGCGCTGAAACGCGCTGGCCTTGAGCCGAAAGATATCGATTATGTCAACGCACACGGCACGTCGACGCCAGTGGGCGATGAGATTGAGCTGCGTGCGGTCGAACGGCTGTTTGGCGACGCCGCGAGCAAGCTTGTCATGTCCTCAACTAAATCGTCGATTGGGCATCTGCTGGGCGCGGCTGGCGCTGTAGAAGCTATATTCTGCCTGCTTGCGATCCGCGATGGTGTCGCGCCGCCGACCCTCAATCTTGACAATCCATCGGTCGAAACGCCGATCAACCTTGTCCCAAAAC
Coding sequences within:
- the fabD gene encoding ACP S-malonyltransferase, whose protein sequence is MARAFIFPGQGSQAVGMGAALAEAFPAAREVFEEVDDALDQKLSALMRDGPLEELTLTANTQPALMAHSIAVMRVLEKEVGVDISNAMFVAGHSLGEYSALCAARAISLSDTARLLRVRGEAMQAAVPVGKGAMAALIGVNLDGAQKAIDASGGEGVCEIANDNAPGQVVISGEKERVEAVCAGAKEFGAKIAKLLPVSAPFHSSLMQSAAERMAEALEKAEIKAPATTLIANVTAAECVTPDEIRDLLVKQVTGRVRWTESVSNMVAQGCDEFVEAGSGKVLSGLVKRIAKEARTMNVGEPGDIDSFMKA
- the fabG gene encoding 3-oxoacyl-[acyl-carrier-protein] reductase — translated: MFDLTGKRALITGATGGIGDAVARALHAQGAAVAISGTRAEKLDALASDLKERVHVTPCNLSDLDAVDALPKQASEAMGGLDIVVSNAGVTRDNLMMMMKPDLWDDVIKINLTAYFRLAKAALRGMTKQRFGRIIGVTSVVGVTGNAGQANYAASKAGMIGMTKSLAQEVASRNVTVNCIAPGFIATAMTDALNDQQKEAIFAKIPAGAMGTPQDIAAAAIYLASEEAGYMTGQTLHVNGGMAMI
- a CDS encoding acyl carrier protein is translated as MSDLAERVKKIVVEHLDVDPAKVEPKASFIDDLGADSLDIVELVMAFEEEFDVEIPDDAAETIQSVGDAIKFIEEQKG
- the fabF gene encoding beta-ketoacyl-ACP synthase II, with the protein product MRRVVVTGLGMVSPLGAGIEPVWRRLVAGESGAGPIEQFDASNMACTIACSVPRADGSGGGEEAGEAAFNPDDWVEPREQRRINDFILYGLAAAQMAFDDSGLELKTSEEFERAGVMTGSGIGGLSGIEREVLVLNEKGPRRVSPFFITGNLINLVSGQVSIRLGLKGPNHAVVTACSSGAHAIGDAARLIALDDADIMLAGGAEAAICPIGISGFTSCKALTTHFNDDPKCASRPYDKDRDGFIMGEGSGFVVLEEYEHAKARGAKIYGEIIGYGLSGDAYHITSPAEDGDGGYRSMQMALKRAGLEPKDIDYVNAHGTSTPVGDEIELRAVERLFGDAASKLVMSSTKSSIGHLLGAAGAVEAIFCLLAIRDGVAPPTLNLDNPSVETPINLVPKQAHKTPINVALSNSFGFGGTNASLVMRRVEG